A single region of the Myxococcaceae bacterium JPH2 genome encodes:
- the hslU gene encoding ATP-dependent protease ATPase subunit HslU: MAETRKLSAFTPREVVSELDRYIVGQNAAKRAVAIALRNRWRRQQVPDDLRDEIYPKNIIMIGPTGVGKTEIARRLAKLAQAPFVKVEASKFTEVGYVGRDVESMIRDLVEAALALVREEETEKVKPRAEELAEDRLMELIHNGGSSPRPASPPPFGFAPPDPPPPSRLGESEREKLRAQLRAGTLDDQYVEVETSESSPTFLKGFSGQGMEEIGVNLQDLFKNMPGMKNTRRRRVRVPEALQVLKAEEAQKLVDPDRVQREAVARAESSGIVFIDEIDKIASREGSKAGGPDVSREGVQRDILPIVEGSTVNTKYGQVKTDHMLFIAAGAFHVSKPADLIPELQGRFPIRVELEPLSGDDLVRILREPKNSLLRQYTALLATEGVRLSFTDDAATELARIAQQANERTQNIGARRLHTVLERLLDEVSFTASEMGPRDFQVDGNYVRERLAAIVQDEDLSRYIL; encoded by the coding sequence GTGGCAGAAACGCGCAAGTTGTCCGCCTTCACGCCCCGCGAGGTCGTCAGCGAGCTGGATCGCTACATCGTCGGCCAGAACGCCGCCAAGCGAGCGGTCGCCATCGCGCTGCGCAATCGCTGGCGCCGTCAGCAGGTCCCCGATGACCTGCGCGATGAAATCTATCCAAAGAACATCATCATGATCGGGCCCACGGGCGTGGGGAAGACGGAGATCGCCCGCCGCCTGGCGAAGCTCGCGCAGGCGCCCTTCGTGAAGGTGGAGGCCTCCAAGTTCACCGAGGTGGGCTACGTGGGCCGCGACGTCGAGTCGATGATCCGCGACCTGGTGGAAGCGGCCCTGGCGCTCGTCCGCGAAGAGGAGACGGAGAAGGTCAAGCCGCGCGCGGAGGAGCTGGCCGAGGACCGGCTGATGGAGCTGATCCACAACGGGGGCTCATCCCCGCGTCCCGCCTCACCGCCGCCGTTTGGCTTTGCTCCCCCGGATCCGCCCCCGCCCTCGCGCCTGGGCGAGTCCGAGCGCGAGAAGCTGCGCGCTCAGCTCCGCGCGGGCACGCTGGATGATCAGTACGTCGAGGTGGAGACGAGCGAGTCCTCGCCCACGTTCCTCAAGGGCTTCTCGGGGCAGGGGATGGAGGAGATTGGCGTCAACCTCCAGGACCTGTTCAAGAACATGCCGGGCATGAAGAACACCCGGCGTCGTCGGGTGCGCGTGCCCGAGGCGCTCCAGGTGCTCAAGGCCGAGGAGGCGCAGAAGCTGGTGGATCCGGACCGCGTCCAACGCGAGGCGGTGGCACGCGCGGAGTCCAGCGGCATCGTCTTCATCGACGAGATCGACAAGATCGCCAGCCGAGAAGGCTCGAAGGCGGGCGGGCCGGACGTGTCGCGTGAGGGCGTGCAGCGCGACATCCTGCCCATCGTCGAGGGCTCGACCGTCAACACCAAGTACGGCCAGGTGAAGACGGACCACATGCTCTTCATCGCGGCGGGAGCGTTCCACGTCTCCAAGCCGGCGGACCTCATCCCCGAGCTGCAAGGGCGCTTCCCCATCCGCGTGGAGCTGGAGCCCCTGTCTGGCGATGACCTGGTGCGCATCCTGCGCGAGCCGAAGAACTCGCTCTTGCGGCAGTACACCGCGCTGCTCGCCACCGAAGGCGTGCGCCTGTCCTTCACCGACGACGCCGCGACGGAGCTGGCGCGCATCGCCCAGCAGGCGAACGAGCGCACGCAGAACATCGGCGCTCGGCGTCTGCACACCGTGCTGGAGCGACTGTTGGACGAGGTGTCCTTCACGGCCAGCGAGATGGGGCCACGAGATTTCCAGGTGGACGGAAACTATGTGCGCGAGCGGCTGGCGGCCATCGTCCAGGACGAGGACCTGTCGCGCTACATCCTCTAG
- a CDS encoding aspartate aminotransferase family protein, whose protein sequence is MSQAEATANDSLIQKAKRHLLQNYKQQPLALVRGQGTRVWDADGRAYLDCIGGIAVCALGHCHPEVTAAAKAQLDTLWHVSNAFYSQPQIDLAALLTEFAGLPRAFFCNSGAEANEALLKLARKVMKDRGTPERFEVISFEKSFHGRTLATVTATGQAKYHAGFEPLPAGFRHVPYGDLEAVRRAVGPSTAAILVEPIQGEGGVRVAPPGFLAELRALCDAHGLLLLVDEIQTGMGRTGKPFAFMHEGIQPDAISVAKALGNGLPIGAMLCKESLAPSLAPGTHGTTFGGNLVAAAAAQVVVRALREPAMLQSVAEKGEYFLAGARALQARLPTGRIQAVRGRGLLMGVDVGQESGPIIARLRAEGLLVNAAGETTVRFAPPFIITHAELDEALGILERVLAAL, encoded by the coding sequence TTGTCGCAAGCCGAAGCCACCGCCAACGACTCCCTCATCCAGAAGGCGAAGCGTCACCTGCTGCAGAACTACAAGCAGCAGCCGCTCGCCTTGGTGCGTGGCCAGGGCACGCGTGTCTGGGACGCCGATGGGCGCGCGTACCTGGACTGCATCGGTGGCATCGCGGTGTGCGCGTTGGGGCACTGTCATCCGGAGGTGACGGCGGCGGCGAAGGCGCAGCTCGACACGCTCTGGCACGTCTCCAACGCGTTCTATTCGCAGCCGCAGATCGACCTGGCCGCGCTGCTCACCGAGTTCGCCGGCCTGCCGCGCGCCTTCTTCTGCAACTCAGGCGCGGAGGCCAACGAGGCGCTGCTGAAGCTGGCGCGCAAGGTGATGAAGGACCGGGGCACGCCCGAGCGCTTCGAGGTCATCTCCTTCGAGAAGAGCTTCCATGGCCGCACGCTGGCCACCGTCACCGCCACCGGGCAGGCCAAGTACCACGCGGGCTTCGAGCCCCTGCCCGCGGGCTTCCGCCACGTGCCCTATGGCGACCTCGAAGCGGTGCGCCGCGCCGTGGGGCCCAGCACCGCGGCCATCCTCGTGGAGCCCATCCAGGGCGAGGGTGGGGTGCGGGTCGCTCCTCCTGGGTTCCTCGCGGAGCTGCGCGCGCTGTGCGACGCGCACGGGTTGCTGCTGCTCGTGGATGAAATCCAGACGGGCATGGGCCGCACCGGCAAGCCCTTCGCCTTCATGCACGAGGGCATCCAGCCGGACGCCATCAGCGTGGCCAAGGCCCTGGGCAATGGCCTGCCCATTGGCGCGATGCTGTGCAAGGAGTCCCTCGCGCCGAGCCTCGCGCCGGGGACGCACGGCACCACGTTTGGCGGCAACCTCGTGGCCGCCGCCGCCGCGCAGGTCGTCGTCCGGGCGCTGCGCGAGCCGGCGATGCTCCAGTCCGTCGCGGAGAAGGGCGAGTACTTCCTGGCGGGGGCTCGGGCCCTTCAGGCGCGCCTGCCCACCGGCCGCATCCAGGCGGTGCGCGGCCGGGGTCTCTTGATGGGCGTGGACGTGGGCCAGGAGTCGGGCCCGATCATCGCTCGCCTGCGCGCCGAGGGCCTGCTGGTGAACGCCGCGGGCGAGACGACGGTGCGCTTCGCGCCGCCCTTCATCATCACCCACGCGGAGTTGGACGAGGCCCTGGGCATCCTCGAACGCGTCCTGGCGGCCCTCTGA
- a CDS encoding DnaJ domain-containing protein, with protein MSEPNSIVGLGARTDHVATAPHLDTARLQLTQEEGVVLGLVGRVERIDAVLSRSSLGEARTIAALLSLRAKGAILPARIVPRAQPAPAVDAAMAEQVDLEPERKKEIIELERSLDAMDHFTVLGIAPSATAADVKQAYYTASRRFHPDRYFGKNLGSFRARMERIFRRLTEAHNVLSQDERREAYLRANPALTAPPAAPARPAVAAAPVATPPPARASAAPVATPPPARAPAAPMPPRPAPAPVPPPEPPRAEVSPLSEAESEARKAERQARLARHPYMARTHRLTELVARGKAFAAKGDFEHAYQDFHQVMTLDPKNREVPALLTEARRRHDEQRARSEVERGRELEMRGDFTAAHAAYRLATTLDGHSAEAAYLAARVGRELGQEPGEVRALAQRAVDAHPSRADYQLLLAQSLLVGGAKKLAKRHFEEVVRLDPDNAEARAALKKLRWTF; from the coding sequence TTGAGCGAGCCCAACTCGATCGTCGGCCTGGGGGCCCGAACAGACCACGTCGCCACGGCGCCCCACCTGGATACCGCTCGCCTCCAGCTCACGCAGGAGGAAGGGGTGGTGCTCGGGCTGGTGGGCCGCGTGGAGCGCATCGACGCGGTGTTGTCGCGCTCCAGCCTGGGCGAAGCACGCACCATCGCCGCGCTCCTGTCCCTGCGCGCCAAGGGGGCCATCCTCCCCGCGCGCATCGTCCCCCGGGCCCAGCCCGCGCCCGCGGTGGATGCCGCCATGGCCGAGCAGGTGGACCTGGAGCCCGAGCGGAAGAAGGAGATCATCGAGTTGGAGCGCTCGCTCGACGCGATGGATCACTTCACCGTGCTCGGCATTGCGCCCTCCGCCACGGCCGCGGACGTCAAGCAGGCCTACTACACGGCCTCGCGGCGCTTCCACCCGGACCGGTACTTCGGCAAGAACCTGGGCAGCTTCCGCGCGCGGATGGAGCGCATCTTCCGGCGCCTCACCGAAGCCCACAACGTGCTCAGCCAGGATGAGCGCCGCGAGGCGTACCTGCGCGCGAATCCCGCCCTCACCGCGCCTCCTGCTGCGCCCGCGCGTCCCGCCGTAGCCGCCGCTCCGGTGGCCACGCCTCCGCCGGCGCGAGCCTCTGCCGCGCCGGTGGCCACGCCTCCGCCGGCGCGAGCCCCGGCCGCGCCCATGCCTCCGCGCCCCGCGCCTGCGCCCGTGCCGCCTCCGGAGCCGCCGCGCGCCGAGGTGTCACCGCTCTCCGAAGCCGAGTCCGAAGCCCGCAAGGCCGAGCGGCAGGCCCGCCTCGCGCGCCATCCCTACATGGCTCGCACCCATCGCCTGACCGAGCTGGTCGCGCGCGGCAAGGCCTTCGCCGCGAAGGGAGACTTCGAGCACGCCTATCAAGACTTCCACCAGGTGATGACGCTGGACCCGAAGAACCGCGAGGTCCCGGCGCTGCTGACCGAGGCGCGGCGGCGTCACGACGAGCAGCGCGCCAGGTCCGAGGTGGAGCGAGGGCGAGAGCTGGAGATGCGCGGCGACTTCACGGCCGCGCACGCGGCCTATCGCTTGGCCACGACGCTGGATGGTCACAGCGCGGAGGCCGCCTATCTGGCGGCCCGAGTGGGGCGCGAGCTGGGCCAGGAGCCCGGCGAAGTGCGAGCCTTGGCGCAGCGCGCCGTGGATGCACATCCCAGCCGGGCGGACTACCAGCTCTTGCTGGCCCAGTCCCTGTTGGTGGGTGGCGCGAAGAAGCTGGCCAAACGACACTTCGAGGAAGTGGTGCGGTTGGACCCTGACAATGCGGAGGCGCGGGCGGCACTGAAGAAGCTGCGCTGGACCTTCTAG